In Triticum aestivum cultivar Chinese Spring chromosome 5B, IWGSC CS RefSeq v2.1, whole genome shotgun sequence, the following proteins share a genomic window:
- the LOC123110622 gene encoding uncharacterized protein: protein MAEEVIKQAITSTTPASAESKKEDFPVNTTENTDGNSLPAFLRRKEKPIPHYQRASTGSCHDNCKLGIHHSSESKKYSPVRGWRQDRTNARNGTQDLAVVIPQGDKARKKSQTLKISHVKDGAAPAKPEFTKQKPSLKGVPGRLERSPCAELLSDEVSGTVVAGNQPDCAKCLIISLDDLSSCGDGQLSEGAVSIELDMPLAIQDRDESDDHSTNHSANDSVSSVNMTKQTVMATEKHKQDKDVTKPQSFSQESVKPNRKARSTITRNTMPKQKSEITSHEKAAGTSAGSADGPRTTAKKADPSVPNKFNKERKLNSIVTSTLPRVKKIKAPSPASVMDSCAKPATNEHAPSPSPPSGKETERKITLNNVAKNAQLWQNKGEEKVTLSPLKLSRSTVRAVRKETSASPVKSKKFYGIESFSGCKDKITKTASPKTRKPDVNNKERQSRKENGAIARTEIAGRPKITSTPSGVIMKSPRMLRFRRGKVLNLGSNSDNSTPRRVQFRPADATDDGNGSKYPARRRITKNNEAKASAASKDSGASRAEVVVLRHQGANDKKKSEPRLFNNVIKETASRLVEARRSKVKALVGAFETVISLQGIKQGRPSIS from the exons ATGGCCGAGGAGGTAATCAAACAGGCTATCACTTCAACAACTCCTGCATCGGCTGAGTCGAAGAAAGAAGATTTCCCGGTAAATACCACTGAAAATACAGATGGCAACAGTTTGCCAGCCTTTCTGAGGAGGAAAGAGAAGCCAATCCCACATTACCAGAGAGCATCCACTGGCTCATGCCATGACAACTGCAAACTTGGTATTCATCATTCTTCCGAGTCTAAGAAATACTCGCCTGTTCGTGGCTGGCGTCAGGACCGCACGAACGCCAGGAATGGAACACAGGACCTGGCTGTAGTCATCCCACAAGGAGACAAAGCAAGAAAGAAGAGTCAGACGCTGAAGATTTCTCATGTAAAAGATGGCGCTGCTCCTGCTAAGCCTGAATTTACCAAGCAGAAGCCATCACTGAAAGGAGTACCTGGTCGTCTTGAAAGGTCTCCATGTGCAGAGTTGTTATCAGATGAAGTATCTGGAACTGTTGTGGCTGGAAACCAGCCAGATTGTGCGAAGTGCCTCATCATCTCACTTGATGACTTGTCGAGCTGTGGAGATGGACAATTGTCAGAAGGAGCTGTAAGCATTGAGCTGGATATGCCGTTGGCCATCCAGGACAGGGATGAGTCTGACGATCATAGTACGAATCATTCCGCAAATGACTCTGTAAGTTCAGTGAACATGACTAAGCAGACTGTGATGGCAACAGAGAAGCACAAACAAGATAAGGACGTGACTAAACCACAGAGCTTTTCCCAGGAGTCTGTGAAACCAAACAGGAAAGCAAGGTCGACTATAACCAGAAACACCATGCCAAAGCAGAAGAGCGAAATAACATCGCATGAGAAGGCTGCAGGTACATCAGCTGGAAGCGCCGATGGGCCAAGGACAACGGCCAAAAAGGCAGATCCTAGCGTTCCTAACAAGTTCAACAAGGAGAGGAAACTTAACTCCATTGTCACATCAACTCTTCCAAGAGTGAAGAAAATCAAAGCGCCATCACCAGCTAGCGTGATGGATTCGTGTGCCAAACCTGCTACAAATGAACATGCTCCATCTCCATCACCTCCTTCAGGGAAGGAGACTGAAAGAAAGATTACACTTAATAATGTTGCCAAGAATGCTCAACTTTGGCAAAAcaagggagaagaaaaggttacATTGAGTCCACTGAAGCTGTCTCGTTCTACGGTGAGAGCAGTCAGGAAAGAAACTTCTGCTTCCCCAGTGAAGAGTAAGAAGTTTTATGGGATAGAAAGTTTTTCTGGGTGCAAGGATAAAATAACGAAGACAGCTTCGCCAAAAACACGAAAACCAGACGTTAACAACAAAGAGAGACAATCTCGCAAAG AAAATGGGGCTATTGCAAGAACTGAAATTGCAGGAAGACCAAAGATAACATCCACGCCCTCAGGCGTCATCATGAAGTCGCCTCGCATGCTGAGGTTTCGCCGTGGCAAGGTGCTGAACCTTGGCAGCAACTCTGACAACAGCACTCCCAGACGAGTACAGTTCAGGCCTGCAGATGCTACAGATGACGGCAACGGAAGCAAGTATCCTGCCAGACGCAGAATCACCAAGAACAATGAAGCTAAAGCCTCTGCTGCATCAAAAGATTCAGGTGCTTCAAGAGCTGAAGTTGTTGTCCTGAGGCATCAGGGTGCCAATGACAAAAAGAAGAGCGAGCCGCGATTATTCAACAATGTGATCAAGGAGACCGCGAGCAGGCTCGTCGAGGCGAGGAGGAGCAAAGTGAAGGCCCTCGTTGGCGCTTTCGAGACAGTGATCTCGCTTCAAGGTATAAAGCAAGGCAGACCCAGCATTTCCTGA
- the LOC123110623 gene encoding translation initiation factor eIF-2B subunit epsilon, whose amino-acid sequence MSQKKSRGGAAAREDADELSRSPLQAVLLADSFTLKFRPITLERPKVLLPLVNVPMIDYTLSWLETEGVEEVFVFCCAHAQQVKEHLEEAGWTGKPAAREMAVMAVESHDAISAGDALRVMYGRGLINGDFVLISGDTISNMSLKEVLQEHKDRRKKDPLAVMTMIIKHSKPSILTHQTRLGNDEIVMALASETKELLYYEDRADSSHLCVTIDKDILANNPTLQLHNNMEDCYIDICSPDVLSLFTDNFDYQHLRRHFVKGLLVDDIMGYKIYTHEIHSSYAARIDNFRSYDAVSKDIIQRWTYPMVPDVLSFGNCHEMKLHRQGIYKASDVTSSHSAQIGANSVIGNATSIGEQCKISNSVIGEGCSIGKNVLIHGSYIWDNVIIEDGCKVSNSLVCDDVHLRAGAIVEPGCILSFKIKVGKNVVVPAYSKVSLLDKPSNEDSDEELEYADTNSGVTDSAPFSSTRSNANHPTIVSEDDDLGASETGTSGVLGYIWASGDAGIQEEWRQSIAPIPKEKLQELQHAVSVDGDVGSEEDLNNCPSEADRDNDSEISVIEDDDYTKFEKEVEETFQRAVDGVHQDNLILETNALRLSYSLQHADCAGAVFYSIMRAALVAAQSTNDSLLKSTADALTKWKDLLRNYTKTVDEEMEILLKFEEMCQEMTKEFSPLFSKILPYLYDKEIVSEDAILRWAEEKENADEPDKVFVKQSDVFIQWLKEAEEEDEDDEEE is encoded by the exons atgtCTCAGAAGAAGTCGCGCGGCGGAGCCGCCGCCCGAGAAGATGCCGATGAGCTCTCGCGCTCGCCCCTCCAGGCCGTCCTCCTCGCCGACAGCTTCACGCTCAAGTTCCGCCCCATCACCCTCGAGCGCCCCAAG GTGCTTCTGCCGCTGGTGAACGTGCCCATGATCGACTACACGCTGTCCTGGTTGGAGACCGAGGGCGTTGAGGAGGTCTTCGTCTTCTGCTGTGCGCACGCGCAGCAGGTCAAGGAGCACCTGGAGGAGGCGGGCTGGACTGGGAAGCCCGCGGCCCGGGAGATGGCCGTCATGGCCGTCGAGTCGCATGATGCGATCAGCGCAGGCGACGCTCTCCGCGTCATGTATGGCCGTGGCCTT ATAAATGGTGATTTTGTTCTCATCAGCGGTGATACAATCAGCAACATGAGCTTAAAAGAGGTTCTCCAGGAACACAAGGACAGAAGGAAAAAGGACCCACTTGCTGTTATGACTATGATTATAAAGCATTCAAAACCTTCAATCCTGACGCACCAGACACGTTTGGGCAATGATGAAATTGTTATGGCGCTAGCATCTGAGACAAAGGAGCTACTTTATTATGAGGATAGGGCAGATAGCTCACACCTGTGCGTGACAATTGATAAGGATATACTGGCCAATAATCCTACTCTCCAGCTGCATAATAACATGGAG GATTGCTATATTGATATCTGCTCGCCAGATGTCCTTAGTCTTTTTACCGATAACTTTGACTATCAACATCTCCGGCGTCATTTTGTGAAGGGTTTACTTGTTGACGAT ATTATGGGATACAAAATCTATACTCATGAAATACACTCCAGCTATGCTGCAAGAATAGATAATTTCAGGAGTTATGATGCCGTGAGCAAAGATATAATACAAAGATGGACATACCCTATGGTGCCTGATGTGTTATCCTTTGGTAACTGCCATGAAATGAAACTTCACCGCCAAGGAATTTACAAGGCATCAG ATGTAACATCGTCGCATTCTGCACAAATTGGTGCGAATTCTGTTATTGGCAATGCAACAAGTATTGGAGAGCAGTGCAAGATATCGAATTCGGTAATTGGGGAAGGTTGCAGTATTGGGAAAAACGTTCTCATTCACGGTTCCTATATATGGGATAATGTCATAATTGAAGATGGATGCAAAGTGAGTAACTCCTTAGTCTGCGATGATGTGCATCTAAGGGCAGGGGCAATTGTTGAGCCTGGCTGCATATTGTCGTTTAAG ATTAAAGTTGGAAAGAATGTTGTTGTTCCTGCCTATTCAAAAGTGTCACTACTTGATAAGCCTTCAAATGAAGATAGTGATGAGGAACTTGAGTATGCTGACACCAATTCTGGAGTTACAGATAGTGCAC CCTTTTCCAGCACGAGGAGTAATGCCAACCACCCTACCATCGTATCCGAAGATGATGACTTAGGGGCATCTGAG aCTGGTACCTCTGGTGTCCTTGGTTACATATGGGCAAGTGGTGATGCTGGAATTCAGGAGGAGTGGAGACAATCAATTGCTCCAATTCCTAAAGAAAAACTTCAAGAGTTGCAGCATGCAGTTTCTGTTGACGGTGATGTTGGATCGGAAGAAGACTTGAACAACTGTCCATCTGAAGCAGACCGTGACAATGATTCTGAGATTAGTGTGATTGAGGATGATGATTATACTAAGTTTGAGAAAGAG GTCGAAGAGACTTTCCAACGGGCAGTTGATGGGGTTCATCAAGATAATTTGATACTAGAAACCAACGCGCTCAG GTTGTCTTATAGCCTTCAACACGCAGATTGTGCTGGAGCAGTTTTCTATTCGATAATGAGGGCTGCATTAGTTGCTGCACAATCCACTAACG ATAGTCTTCTAAAGTCAACTGCGGACGCACTTACCAAGTGGAAGGATCTTTTACGCAATTACACCAAGACAGTTGATGAGGAG ATGGAAATACTATTGAAATTCGAGGAAATGTGTCAAGAGATGACAAAAGAATTTTCTCCACTGTTTTCAAAG ATCTTGCCTTACCTCTATGATAAGGAGATAGTTAGTGAAGACGCAATTTTGAGATGGGcggaagaaaaagaaaatgctGATGAGCCGGATAAAGTTTTCGTTAAACAGTCTGATGTTTTTATTCAG TGGCTCAAGGAagctgaagaggaagatgaagatgacgaagaagaGTAG